The genomic interval TCAATGGATATCGAGGGATTTGGTTTACATTGGGCCAGGAAAGCGAGTATGGATACAAGTATTCTGGCGGATTGGGAACCTATACGGTCAAGCATAATCCATTGGCTGTTTACGCTCCGGAAGTAGACCGTACTTTTTTCGTATATGGAGGGACGACGGAAGCCAAGGAACGTCATTTGCTCTGTATGATAGGTTGTTATGATCATAAAACCGGGATGGTTCAAAAACCCGTTGTGGTGTTCGACAAGGAGCAGGTAAAAGACCCGCATGACAATCCGGCTCTCCAAATTGATGAGGATGGATATTTGTGGGTATTTGTAAGCGGTCGAGGAGCAAAACGCCCGGGGCATATTTATCGAAGCGAAAATCCGTATGATATTTCTAAATTCCATGCGGTGAAAACATGGATGATGACCTATCCTCAACCGATGTATGTACCGGGAGAAGGTTTCTTTCTTTGCTTTACTCAATATACGGGGGTCCGCAAACTCTATTTTTCGGTCAGCCGGGATGGTCAATCCTGGAGTACACCGGAATTATTGGCGGATATTAAGGAGCCGGGTGATAAATATAGTGGGCAATATCAGGTATCTGCATCTTTCGGGAACAAAATTGTTACTTGTTTTAACCGGCATAAGAACGGGGTTGTAGATACTCGGACAAATATGTATTACCTCCAGACAACGGATATGGGTAAAACTTGGACTACGGCCGATGGCATCAGGGTCGAAACTCCTGTGACGGATTTGCACAGCCCTTGTTTGGTTGTTGATGCTCAGTCTCAAAAGAAGAATTTGTATATTAAAGATGTAAATTTCGATGAAGAAGGCAATCCGGTCGTGCTTTACCTCACCAGTGGGGGACACAAACCGGGTCCGGGCAACAATCCGAGACAATGGTATGTCGGTTATTGGAACGGATCGGAATGGAATCATTATCCGGTAACGACTTCGACCCATAACTATGATTCGGGCAGTATTTGGACCGGCCATGACTGTTGGACGGTTATCGCTCCAACTGATGCGGGCCCCCAAAAATGGGGTACGGGCGGTGAAATCGTTATGTGGCAAAGTAAAAATAAAGGCAAGACGTGGAAACGAGTGAAAACTTTGACCTCCAACAGCCCATATAATCATGGATATGTACGGCGACCGCTCAATGCGACAGATCCTTTCTATGGCTTTTGGGCGGATGGAAATCCCGAACGACTTACAAAGTCAATACTTTATTTTACCGATTCGAAAGGGAATGTCTATTCATTGCCTTATGATATGAAGGAGGAGTGGGCTGCACCCAAGGCTCTCCCCGATATCGGTAAGCGATAGCATTTTAAGGATGCCGGTTCCATAGAATCGGCATCCTGTTGTGCCTATCCTGGATTTGTTAAACCTAAAATTCTTTCTTAAATGAACGCATTCAAACCTCTTGTTTGGGGATTGCTCGTCTTTATATTTATGGGATGTACCAAGGAAAACGGACGTAATTCGCAAGAAGAGCCCTCTGGTACGACCGATCCTGCTGTTCAGGCCTATGGAGCTGCTTCTTGGACAGCACAATATGCTTCTGGGGACCGGATCTCGTTCGGGGATGATTATCCCGAACGGCGTGAAGGGAAATCAGTCGGTATCTTTTATTTTATATGGCTTGGACATCATGGTTATGATGAATCGAGTAATGACCATACGTCTGAAGTCATCACACCGTCGGCTTCCGATACAAGAAGCCCGTATGATATTACGGAATTACTTAAGGCAAATCCCTCTGATCCGGCTTATGGGCCCGATCAAGCTTTCCATCATTGGGGCAAGCCTTATTTTGATTATTATGTTTCCAATGATACATGGGTATTGCGCAGGCACGCACAGATGCTCAGTGATGCAGGTATAGATGTTATTTTCCTCGACGTGACCAACAGTTTTATTTATGAATCGACTGTGCGCACGATCTGTAATCTCTACCTGACCATGCGTAATGAAGGGAATCCTACTCCGCAGATATCCTTTCTTGCCAACAGTTCCTCAAGTGCAACGGTTCAGGCACTTTATGATCAGTTTTATTCCAATAGTCGTTATGAGTCGCTTTGGTTCCAATGGGACGGAAAGCCTTTAATCTTATGCGATACGGATGAGGGTTTCGATGCGGAAGTCGCTGCTTATTTTACTATGCGGAAAGCCTGGTTCGATTCGGGACAATCATGGTTCGGCGATGGCGAAGGCCGTTGGACCTGGGGTGATTATTATCCCCAGAGGCCCGGACTCAAAAACGGTGCCGTCGAGCAAATTTCAGTCATGCCGGCCACCCACCCGTCACTTCGTTGCATCGGACGAAGCCATACGGGTACTGAGCAGCCTGCGACTACGACTGAGGAGATGTCGGGAGCTGGTACGTATTTCAAACTTCAGTGTGCCAGGGCATTGGAAATCGATCCCGATTTTGTCCTTATTACGGGTTGGAATGAATGGGTTGCGCAGCGGCAGATTAGTGGGGAGATACCTTCTACGGAATATTTTATTGGGAAACCGGTCTCGGAAGGTGACACCTATTTCGTTGATCAGTATAACCATGAGTATAGCCGGGATATTGAACCTGTAGCCGATGGCTTCCGTGATAATTATTATTACTATATGGTAGATTTTATCCGGAAGTTTAAGGGCGTAACTCCTCCTCCTGTTATCCGAGAAACCCGCTCGATATCTGTTGATGGATCGATGGACGATTGGACTGATGTTGCAGTCTGCTACTCTGATGACAGGGGAGATATTGCAGAGCGGAATCATTTCGGATGGGGTCGGGTTGGACAATTGATCGATTATTCGGGCCGTAATGATATTATAGTTACAAAAGTCACGGCTGATGATAATAATCTTTATTTTTATGTAAAAACGGCCTATACAATGACTCCGTATTCGGATGACGATTGGATGCGATTGTTTATCTCTGTGGATGGGGATACCGGAAATAACTGGGAAGGATTCGGTTATGTTGTGAACAATAACGTGTTGAGCGGAACCACGACTACTCTTCAGCGAGCCCAGGGCGGATGGAGTTGGGGGGATGACCGTGAGATCAGTTATGCGGTTCGTGATAATCAGATGGAGATTGCGATTCCGCTGGAGGCCCTGCATATCTCGAATAAGGATAATTTTACGGTCGATTTTAAATGGATTGACAACAGTGTGAGCGATGGAGATATATGTGAATGCATGAAATACGGGGATTCTGCTCCCAATGGCCGCTTCCGCTATCGATTCTCTGTTAATCGTTGAGAGCTGTTTGTATGCAAAGACTCCCCGAAACGGGGATGGTCCGCATAAATTGTGGACCCCCGAAGGATTGCAGATGTACCTTTAAGATGTCAGATTATTTTATGCCAGATCTGTAATCTTTTTTGCATCGGAATTCACGATGTTATGATAAACAACATGTCCCAGGCAAAATGCCTGGGACATGTCCTGTTGATAGGAGAGTGCGTTTCGGCCCCCCCCCTCCCTTGGGTGTGTTACTCTTCCAGCAGGATTTCGAGGATCTTGATGGCGGCCGTGGCGATCGGCGTGCCGGGGCCGAAGATGGCGGCGGCACCGTCGCGGTAGAGCTCGTCGTAATCCTGGTGAGGAATCACACCGCCGACGATGACGATGATATCCTCACGTCCGAGTTTCTTCAGCTCGGCGATGATCTGCGGCACGAGGGTGAGGTGCCCGGCAGCCAGCGACGAGACGCCCACAACGTGTACGTCATTCTCGACGGCCTGCTTGGCGGCCTCCTCGGGGGTCTGGAACAGCGGGCCCATGTCGACGTCGAAGCCGATGTCTGCATAGCCCGTAGCTACGACCTTGGCGCCGCGGTCGTGACCGTCCTGCCCGAGTTTGGCGATCATGATACGCGGCTGACGGCCCTCTTTCTTGGCGAATTCGGCGCACAGCTCCTTGGCGTGCTCGAAAGATTTGTCGTT from uncultured Alistipes sp. carries:
- a CDS encoding BNR-4 repeat-containing protein, whose protein sequence is MRKIKVLFLLGALFCGISLVAQPLNNKKINGYRGIWFTLGQESEYGYKYSGGLGTYTVKHNPLAVYAPEVDRTFFVYGGTTEAKERHLLCMIGCYDHKTGMVQKPVVVFDKEQVKDPHDNPALQIDEDGYLWVFVSGRGAKRPGHIYRSENPYDISKFHAVKTWMMTYPQPMYVPGEGFFLCFTQYTGVRKLYFSVSRDGQSWSTPELLADIKEPGDKYSGQYQVSASFGNKIVTCFNRHKNGVVDTRTNMYYLQTTDMGKTWTTADGIRVETPVTDLHSPCLVVDAQSQKKNLYIKDVNFDEEGNPVVLYLTSGGHKPGPGNNPRQWYVGYWNGSEWNHYPVTTSTHNYDSGSIWTGHDCWTVIAPTDAGPQKWGTGGEIVMWQSKNKGKTWKRVKTLTSNSPYNHGYVRRPLNATDPFYGFWADGNPERLTKSILYFTDSKGNVYSLPYDMKEEWAAPKALPDIGKR